A stretch of Pogona vitticeps strain Pit_001003342236 chromosome 5, PviZW2.1, whole genome shotgun sequence DNA encodes these proteins:
- the LOC110091506 gene encoding very long chain fatty acid elongase 4 isoform X3 translates to MALAWKNTQEFYYWAIENGDPRTDPWPLVYSPVPVILIFILYLIIVAVGPRIMQQRKPVRLKGFLVIYNLSVVLLSVYMFYEFLMTSLLANYSYLCQPVDYSWSDLGMRQMAGVCWWFFFSKVIELLDTVFFILRKKNDQVTFLHVYHHGTMLFNWWAGVKYVPGGQEYIMRKAELGEFQTGIKISERNINNLRYADDMILMAESEEELRNLLMRVKEESAKNGLKLNIKKKPGKQKGKIWSHHFCFLGLHDHCRWGQQP, encoded by the exons ATGGCATTGGCTTGGAAGAACACCCAAGAATTCTACTACTGGGCCATTGAAAATGGAG ATCCAAGGACAGATCCCTGGCCACTGGTTTACTCTCCAGTTCCAGTCATTCTCATCTTTATTCTGTACCTCATCATTGTGGCAGTAGGGCCCCGTATTATGCAGCAGAGGAAGCCAGTGAGGCTGAAGGGCTTCCTTGTGATTTATAACCTGTCAGTGGTACTGCTATCAGTGTATATGTTCTATGAG TTCCTGATGACATCACTCTTGGCCAACTACAGCTATCTGTGCCAACCAGTGGACTACAGCTGGAGTGATCTTGGAATGCGG CAGATGGCAGGCGTGTGCTGGTGGTTCTTCTTTTCCAAAGTCATTGAACTGCTTGACACG GTTTTCTTTATCTTGCGGAAAAAGAATGATCAAGTGACTTTCCTACATGTCTACCATCATGGCACCATGCTGTTCAACTGGTGGGCTGGTGTCAAATATGTGCCTGGAGGACAAG aatacatcatgcggaaggctgaacTGGGGGAattccaaaccggaattaagatttctgaaagaaatatcaacaacctccgatatgcagatgatatgattctgatggcagaaagtgaggaggaattaaggaacctcttaatgagggtgaaagaggagagtgcaaaaaacggtctgaagctgaacataaaaaaaaaacctggcaaacagaaggggaagatatggagtcaccatttttgctttcttgggctccatgatcactgcagatggggacagcagccatga
- the LOC110091506 gene encoding very long chain fatty acid elongase 4 isoform X4, whose translation MALAWKNTQEFYYWAIENGDPRTDPWPLVYSPVPVILIFILYLIIVAVGPRIMQQRKPVRLKGFLVIYNLSVVLLSVYMFYEFLMTSLLANYSYLCQPVDYSWSDLGMRMAGVCWWFFFSKVIELLDTVFFILRKKNDQVTFLHVYHHGTMLFNWWAGVKYVPGGQEYIMRKAELGEFQTGIKISERNINNLRYADDMILMAESEEELRNLLMRVKEESAKNGLKLNIKKKPGKQKGKIWSHHFCFLGLHDHCRWGQQP comes from the exons ATGGCATTGGCTTGGAAGAACACCCAAGAATTCTACTACTGGGCCATTGAAAATGGAG ATCCAAGGACAGATCCCTGGCCACTGGTTTACTCTCCAGTTCCAGTCATTCTCATCTTTATTCTGTACCTCATCATTGTGGCAGTAGGGCCCCGTATTATGCAGCAGAGGAAGCCAGTGAGGCTGAAGGGCTTCCTTGTGATTTATAACCTGTCAGTGGTACTGCTATCAGTGTATATGTTCTATGAG TTCCTGATGACATCACTCTTGGCCAACTACAGCTATCTGTGCCAACCAGTGGACTACAGCTGGAGTGATCTTGGAATGCGG ATGGCAGGCGTGTGCTGGTGGTTCTTCTTTTCCAAAGTCATTGAACTGCTTGACACG GTTTTCTTTATCTTGCGGAAAAAGAATGATCAAGTGACTTTCCTACATGTCTACCATCATGGCACCATGCTGTTCAACTGGTGGGCTGGTGTCAAATATGTGCCTGGAGGACAAG aatacatcatgcggaaggctgaacTGGGGGAattccaaaccggaattaagatttctgaaagaaatatcaacaacctccgatatgcagatgatatgattctgatggcagaaagtgaggaggaattaaggaacctcttaatgagggtgaaagaggagagtgcaaaaaacggtctgaagctgaacataaaaaaaaaacctggcaaacagaaggggaagatatggagtcaccatttttgctttcttgggctccatgatcactgcagatggggacagcagccatga